The Candidatus Koribacter versatilis Ellin345 genome has a segment encoding these proteins:
- a CDS encoding GNAT family N-acetyltransferase: protein MSFTFREATLADLETLVYHRYAMWRDMGRPASVLEAVNDAARVYFTAALPSGGYVGWLAEADGKIVGGGGVVISEWPGNPGSTLAKRAMILNMFVEPEYRRRGIARALMVAMIDWCKAQGFPSVGLHASDEGRPLYESLGFGPTNEMRLTL, encoded by the coding sequence ATGTCGTTCACGTTCCGCGAAGCCACCCTCGCCGATCTCGAAACGCTTGTTTACCACCGCTACGCCATGTGGCGCGACATGGGCCGTCCGGCGTCGGTTCTCGAAGCCGTGAATGATGCCGCGCGCGTATACTTCACCGCCGCACTTCCCAGCGGTGGCTATGTCGGTTGGCTCGCCGAAGCCGACGGCAAAATCGTGGGCGGCGGCGGTGTTGTTATCAGCGAATGGCCTGGCAACCCCGGCTCCACGCTGGCTAAGCGCGCGATGATCCTCAACATGTTCGTCGAACCCGAATATCGCCGCCGGGGCATAGCCCGTGCGCTGATGGTCGCGATGATTGACTGGTGCAAAGCGCAGGGCTTCCCTTCCGTCGGCCTGCACGCCAGCGATGAAGGGCGTCCGCTCTATGAATCCCTCGGATTCGGGCCAACCAATGAAATGCGGCTCACGCTTTGA
- a CDS encoding tetratricopeptide repeat protein, with protein sequence MSSDARKPATIALLLVLILGAVGYIGYSVYARQQEIAAGQPRKTSPVPDIPDDPRTIIASWTADTNTDVDAMERYQLAAAEALAKGQYDDLEHIADEARSRKTRFAGGTWKLLELYRGLSKPIGGDNATDADWQALIGNLQTWTKKNSESITARVALADAYLNYGFFARGDDVADNVTESGARLFSERAQQARDTLEEAHRLRGDDPHWYYAMLRVALQQGWKQSEEAAVFDKAVAYEPTYYTYYRERGRYLQRKWYGKSGQFQQFADDIADRIGGDEGDRIYFEIAATCQCAYDQEFKQMKWVRVKRGYEKIQSKYDASLVKMNQMAWLATQNWDPMYAAPLFPQIGSSYSIATWQHKKYFIGAKDWTNAFLMPGGDYPIAARANLKTDVGRAYAKAVNAEFNSKYSKILNDCRTQVADQLRAFDIYADVQQDGTLFNINPHPKNQFSDCVAPKIDRQVVARPPNPNYWVRLNVPEHE encoded by the coding sequence ATGTCCAGCGACGCTCGTAAACCAGCTACTATCGCGCTTCTTCTCGTACTCATCCTTGGCGCCGTTGGCTACATTGGATACTCGGTCTACGCGCGGCAACAAGAAATTGCGGCGGGACAACCTCGCAAGACCTCGCCAGTTCCCGACATTCCAGACGATCCGCGCACGATCATTGCAAGTTGGACGGCCGACACCAACACCGACGTCGATGCCATGGAGCGGTATCAACTCGCCGCCGCGGAAGCCCTGGCCAAGGGTCAATACGACGATCTCGAACACATAGCAGACGAAGCCCGCTCCAGGAAAACCCGCTTCGCTGGTGGCACGTGGAAGCTGCTCGAGCTCTATCGCGGTCTCAGCAAGCCAATCGGAGGAGATAACGCAACCGATGCCGATTGGCAGGCATTGATCGGCAATCTCCAGACGTGGACCAAGAAGAACTCTGAATCCATCACAGCGCGCGTCGCCCTCGCCGATGCCTATCTCAACTATGGCTTCTTTGCCCGCGGCGACGACGTGGCCGACAATGTCACCGAGTCTGGCGCTCGCCTCTTTTCTGAGCGCGCCCAACAGGCCCGCGACACCCTCGAAGAAGCCCATCGTCTCCGCGGAGACGATCCGCACTGGTACTACGCGATGCTGCGCGTGGCGCTGCAACAGGGATGGAAGCAGAGCGAAGAAGCAGCGGTTTTCGATAAGGCCGTTGCTTACGAGCCCACCTATTACACCTACTATCGCGAACGTGGTCGATATCTCCAGCGGAAGTGGTACGGCAAGAGCGGTCAATTCCAGCAGTTCGCCGATGACATCGCGGATCGCATCGGCGGCGACGAAGGCGATCGCATTTACTTCGAAATCGCCGCGACCTGCCAATGCGCCTATGATCAAGAGTTCAAGCAGATGAAATGGGTCCGGGTGAAGCGCGGCTATGAAAAGATCCAGTCGAAGTATGACGCCTCACTCGTGAAGATGAACCAGATGGCGTGGCTCGCCACCCAGAACTGGGACCCGATGTACGCCGCGCCGCTTTTCCCGCAAATCGGCAGCAGCTACTCCATAGCAACTTGGCAACACAAGAAGTACTTCATCGGCGCAAAGGACTGGACCAACGCCTTCCTCATGCCCGGAGGAGATTACCCCATTGCGGCCCGCGCCAATCTCAAAACCGATGTTGGACGTGCCTATGCCAAGGCAGTAAATGCTGAATTCAATAGCAAGTACTCCAAAATTCTCAATGACTGCCGTACTCAAGTTGCAGACCAGCTGCGCGCCTTCGACATCTACGCCGATGTGCAACAGGATGGCACTCTCTTCAACATCAATCCGCACCCGAAGAACCAGTTCAGTGATTGCGTAGCGCCGAAAATCGACCGTCAAGTCGTGGCGCGTCCACCAAATCCAAACTACTGGGTCAGGCTGAACGTTCCTGAGCACGAATAG
- a CDS encoding esterase-like activity of phytase family protein, with amino-acid sequence MRDALLRFCAIVLACGSIAATQAQAQPNLIARGTLTTSRAGYYKDLSGLNYTLENGVSANLLGGLGSGLTYVSGDTFLAVPDRGPNAVSYNSLIDDTASYVERFHTIQMQLLPNPHGTLPFRVEPKLKDTTLLFALAPLHYGDGTAYGVPSGVPPINSHFRHYFSGRSDDFNSATGSDDQFDARLDAESIRVSNDGWSVFISDEYGPYVYQFSRLTGERIRSFQLPPEFYVAHKNTTTASEQAANTSGRVPNKGMEGLAITPDGRKLVGILQAATIQDAAAKQKKLLRMAVIDIASGKVIHEFGYLLTDGSGVSDIIALNNHEFIVDERDGNGLGDGSTAVVKKLYKIDLAKAIDITGMTSADAAAAAASTPKSLFLDIVGILNANGIVSMQIPAKLEGVTFGSDVRQKGKTIHTIWVANDNDFLQDYAGITNSNPNQYFVFGFTDADLAGSVYVPQHVERFPWEG; translated from the coding sequence GTGAGAGATGCATTGCTCCGTTTCTGCGCAATTGTCCTTGCGTGTGGCTCGATTGCCGCGACCCAGGCCCAGGCACAGCCAAACCTTATTGCCCGCGGCACGCTGACCACTTCGCGCGCCGGTTATTACAAAGACTTGTCGGGCTTGAATTACACCCTCGAGAATGGCGTGTCCGCGAACCTGCTGGGCGGTCTGGGGTCGGGATTGACGTATGTTTCCGGCGATACGTTCCTTGCGGTTCCGGACCGCGGTCCCAATGCCGTCAGCTACAACTCCCTGATTGACGACACCGCCTCGTACGTCGAGCGCTTCCACACCATCCAGATGCAGCTTCTGCCGAACCCACATGGGACGCTGCCGTTCCGCGTGGAGCCGAAGCTGAAGGATACAACGCTACTGTTTGCGCTGGCGCCGCTGCACTATGGCGATGGCACCGCCTACGGTGTCCCTTCGGGCGTGCCCCCAATCAATTCACATTTCCGTCATTACTTCTCGGGACGTTCTGACGACTTCAACTCGGCGACTGGTTCCGACGATCAATTCGACGCGCGCCTCGATGCCGAGTCGATCCGCGTTTCCAACGATGGATGGTCGGTGTTCATCTCCGACGAATACGGCCCGTATGTTTACCAGTTCAGCCGCTTGACGGGTGAGCGCATTCGGAGCTTCCAGCTTCCGCCAGAGTTCTATGTAGCGCACAAGAACACTACGACGGCTTCGGAGCAGGCCGCGAACACCAGCGGACGCGTGCCCAACAAAGGCATGGAAGGGCTGGCGATTACGCCAGACGGCAGGAAACTGGTCGGCATTCTGCAGGCAGCGACGATCCAGGATGCCGCGGCGAAGCAGAAGAAGTTGCTGCGGATGGCTGTCATCGATATCGCATCAGGCAAAGTCATTCATGAGTTCGGATATTTGTTGACCGACGGCTCCGGCGTGAGCGATATCATCGCGCTGAACAATCACGAGTTCATCGTGGATGAACGCGATGGCAATGGGCTGGGCGATGGCTCGACAGCCGTAGTGAAGAAGCTCTACAAGATTGACCTCGCTAAGGCGATCGACATCACGGGCATGACATCCGCAGATGCGGCGGCAGCGGCGGCTTCCACGCCGAAGTCGTTGTTCCTGGACATCGTCGGTATTCTCAACGCCAACGGCATTGTCTCCATGCAGATTCCCGCGAAGCTCGAAGGCGTAACCTTTGGATCGGATGTGCGCCAGAAGGGCAAGACGATTCATACCATCTGGGTCGCGAATGATAACGACTTCCTGCAGGACTACGCCGGCATCACCAACAGCAACCCGAACCAGTACTTCGTGTTCGGGTTCACGGATGCCGATCTCGCCGGCTCGGTGTATGTGCCGCAGCACGTAGAACGGTTCCCATGGGAGGGGTAA